One Rubripirellula amarantea DNA segment encodes these proteins:
- a CDS encoding DUF4070 domain-containing protein, with product MVALPNIPESHLRCLLIQPCFEQTNYWNFVESARAIGAKATAPPLGLMTVAALLPDEWEFRLVDLNVGPLSEDDWKWADVVCTGGMLPQQPGILELIAKAKADEKFVAVGGPDPTSQPQIYEAADAVVMGEGEMTIPMWMDSWRDGNPRGVFESVEKPDVTTTPVPRFELIDFNDYLHVGVQSSRGCPYNCEFCDIIELFGRRPRVKTPDQFIAELQKLYDLGYRGWVDFTDDNFIGNRKLIKPLLVALKKWNEEHNYPFVFSTEASINLADDDELLQLMQDVQFRYVFLGIESPDEETLIHTQKRINTVQPIIERVRKIYAHGISIAAGLIIGFDTDKPGTDGPMIKFIQESGISLSMVGLLSALPNTQLTRRLSKERRLIDSEHNWISEPGAVYELRSTESKDQTISGLNFVTTRDRVEIYRELRSIIEAVYSPEAFMARVMDTTKRMNIQNKHIPNGWEFRRMFKGFRTIAWRMLTDKRTRWLYIKNFIRAAMMGPTKFEYAHTIMGSFLHFDLQTRKILETLDVSIDYAENHAPYPRSIKDAKYQAAIASNSLPIAESCGGCSSVDSESVAHGF from the coding sequence ATGGTTGCGCTCCCCAACATTCCCGAGTCTCATTTAAGGTGCTTGCTTATTCAGCCCTGCTTTGAGCAAACGAACTATTGGAACTTTGTCGAGAGTGCGCGGGCGATCGGTGCCAAAGCAACCGCTCCGCCTTTGGGCTTGATGACGGTGGCCGCTCTATTACCCGATGAATGGGAATTCCGTTTAGTGGACCTTAATGTTGGTCCATTGTCCGAAGACGATTGGAAGTGGGCAGACGTCGTTTGCACCGGAGGAATGTTGCCGCAGCAACCCGGCATTCTTGAACTGATCGCGAAAGCCAAAGCCGACGAAAAGTTTGTCGCCGTAGGTGGACCCGATCCAACCAGTCAGCCACAAATTTATGAAGCGGCCGATGCGGTGGTCATGGGTGAAGGAGAAATGACGATTCCGATGTGGATGGATTCTTGGCGAGATGGAAATCCGCGAGGCGTGTTTGAATCGGTCGAGAAACCCGATGTGACGACGACGCCGGTCCCTCGATTCGAATTGATCGATTTTAACGATTATCTGCACGTCGGCGTTCAGTCGTCTCGCGGTTGTCCTTACAACTGCGAGTTTTGCGACATCATTGAACTCTTCGGTCGCCGACCGAGAGTAAAGACACCGGACCAATTCATAGCGGAACTACAAAAACTCTATGACCTCGGTTATCGAGGATGGGTCGACTTTACCGACGACAATTTCATTGGCAATCGTAAGCTCATTAAGCCGTTGCTGGTCGCACTAAAAAAATGGAACGAGGAGCACAACTACCCATTCGTTTTTTCGACCGAAGCGAGCATCAACCTGGCTGATGACGACGAACTCTTGCAGTTGATGCAAGACGTTCAGTTCCGCTACGTGTTCTTGGGCATCGAATCACCGGACGAAGAGACATTGATTCATACTCAAAAGCGGATCAACACGGTTCAACCGATCATCGAGCGGGTTCGAAAAATCTACGCTCACGGGATCTCGATCGCGGCTGGACTCATCATTGGCTTCGATACTGATAAGCCAGGCACTGATGGGCCAATGATTAAGTTTATCCAAGAAAGTGGAATCTCTCTCTCGATGGTCGGTCTGCTTAGCGCGTTACCCAACACTCAGCTCACGCGTCGACTCAGCAAAGAACGCCGTCTAATCGATTCCGAGCATAACTGGATTAGTGAACCGGGGGCTGTCTACGAACTTCGCAGCACCGAATCGAAAGACCAAACCATTAGTGGTCTTAATTTTGTGACCACGCGAGACCGTGTGGAAATCTACCGGGAACTTCGTTCGATCATCGAGGCGGTGTATTCGCCAGAGGCATTCATGGCCCGCGTGATGGATACCACCAAGCGGATGAATATTCAAAATAAACACATCCCCAATGGTTGGGAATTTCGCCGAATGTTCAAGGGTTTTCGAACCATTGCTTGGCGGATGTTAACTGACAAACGGACTCGTTGGTTGTACATCAAGAACTTCATTCGCGCTGCAATGATGGGGCCGACCAAATTTGAGTATGCGCATACGATCATGGGCAGTTTCTTGCATTTTGATTTACAGACTCGCAAGATTCTCGAGACGCTTGATGTTTCGATCGACTATGCCGAAAACCATGCTCCCTATCCACGCAGCATCAAGGATGCCAAGTATCAAGCGGCGATAGCTTCGAACTCGTTGCCAATCGCTGAATCGTGTGGCGGTTGCTCGAGCGTTGATTCAGAGTCTGTCGCCCACGGGTTTTAG
- a CDS encoding sulfotransferase domain-containing protein, translating into MSGTSVQPNFFIAGAPKCGTTAIASYLRTHPNVFISEPKEPTFWASDMPKLSSQIGINTLADYERLFANASGKAAVGEGSTMYLYSENALPDAYAYNPNAKFVFAFRCPAEVAHAYHMQMCFYEQENEDNFSTAWQLQDARLSDDTLIPNRCLSKKLLQYRYVAALGSQIERALTIIPREQIHFVVLDDFAHDPLKCYQNLLRFLELPDDGRTEFPKQNAAMKAKSRVVTRVLRSRAVREITFWAKGKLNGKAFDFAKQLKNRAMFVNAPRDELDDAFRLELHRYFEPEVAKLETVLGRSLATWNNPRAKSTN; encoded by the coding sequence GTGAGTGGTACTTCTGTCCAACCAAACTTCTTCATCGCCGGCGCGCCAAAGTGTGGCACCACCGCGATAGCAAGCTACTTGCGCACGCATCCGAATGTTTTCATCTCGGAGCCGAAAGAGCCGACATTCTGGGCATCCGACATGCCAAAGCTCAGCAGCCAAATCGGAATCAATACGCTTGCCGACTACGAGCGTCTATTCGCCAATGCGTCGGGGAAAGCTGCTGTCGGTGAAGGCTCAACGATGTACCTGTACTCTGAGAACGCTCTGCCGGATGCTTACGCCTACAATCCCAACGCAAAATTCGTATTTGCGTTCCGATGTCCGGCCGAGGTTGCGCATGCCTACCACATGCAAATGTGTTTTTACGAGCAGGAAAACGAAGATAACTTTTCCACCGCCTGGCAATTGCAGGACGCCCGCTTGTCCGATGACACTCTTATTCCCAATCGGTGCCTAAGTAAAAAACTGCTTCAATACCGTTATGTCGCGGCACTCGGTTCGCAAATCGAACGCGCTCTTACAATCATTCCGCGGGAACAAATTCACTTTGTCGTTCTGGACGACTTTGCCCATGATCCATTGAAGTGCTACCAAAATCTACTACGGTTCTTGGAACTTCCCGATGACGGTCGCACTGAATTCCCAAAACAAAACGCTGCGATGAAAGCGAAATCACGCGTCGTTACAAGAGTACTTCGATCGCGAGCGGTCCGGGAAATCACATTCTGGGCCAAGGGCAAACTAAATGGCAAGGCATTTGATTTCGCCAAGCAACTCAAGAATCGAGCAATGTTCGTTAATGCACCTCGCGATGAACTCGACGATGCCTTTCGACTCGAACTACATCGATACTTTGAGCCTGAAGTTGCCAAGTTAGAGACCGTCCTCGGGCGTTCACTGGCGACGTGGAATAACCCTCGAGCGAAGTCTACTAACTAA
- a CDS encoding O-antigen polymerase — protein sequence MGTAAAKNSSLLAVGLFLLLAFVGVVAGLVMFGWGGNSYQTRLNLILVSCASVSLASPVLTAMLKRPYDIFHPLNFIALSLFFGVFGRIIYVLSVDSPVVTELLDDRPLESLVPGAILSAVGSVLFCAGYLVPQEMFLKLRWLTRTFESFNQKRFLAFLPLWFAISAVGVYFFLKATGFEFSGFSSISEKRRVLINGVDSSLGYVRLIGQELPKMVLLFLVGVWMMRKRTSLVVTLSLAAFTVLAIALPFVASSRGIVVLTMIMACVLINRIRPINVVAVVGVGVLALCVISGMLALRRVNSRGMQFGEALTEMGLEPIFGNHSFADVVKLSHIYEAVPDEIDYKYGSSFVSILYTPIPRSLWEDKPQVSMGREITEKVYNKGLLLKDKGGGTPPGLFAESIINFSVFGFPFAVLVAGALLRLLANSLDRVADYSVPGAVLYASVIPPYCLSMMSGDYTRSLTQSLTALVIVVGVTLVSRVKIGN from the coding sequence TTGGGAACCGCTGCCGCCAAGAACAGCTCATTGCTGGCCGTTGGTTTATTCTTGCTGCTTGCCTTCGTCGGCGTCGTCGCGGGTTTGGTGATGTTTGGCTGGGGTGGCAATAGCTACCAAACGCGGTTGAACTTGATCCTCGTTTCATGCGCAAGCGTTTCACTTGCGTCGCCTGTTTTGACGGCGATGCTAAAGCGGCCTTACGATATTTTTCATCCGCTCAACTTCATCGCCTTGTCGCTGTTCTTTGGTGTGTTCGGCCGGATCATCTACGTGTTAAGCGTTGATTCGCCAGTCGTCACCGAGTTGCTTGATGATCGACCCTTGGAATCCTTGGTTCCTGGCGCGATCCTTTCCGCTGTGGGATCGGTGCTGTTTTGCGCGGGGTACTTAGTGCCGCAAGAGATGTTCTTGAAACTGCGTTGGCTGACTCGGACGTTTGAATCCTTCAACCAAAAACGCTTTCTCGCGTTTCTGCCTTTGTGGTTCGCTATTTCAGCCGTTGGCGTGTATTTCTTTTTGAAAGCGACCGGGTTCGAGTTCAGCGGTTTTTCCAGCATCTCCGAAAAACGTCGCGTCTTGATCAACGGCGTTGACTCGTCATTGGGATATGTCCGTCTGATTGGGCAAGAACTTCCCAAGATGGTGTTGCTGTTCTTGGTGGGCGTTTGGATGATGCGAAAACGCACGTCACTAGTGGTCACGCTTTCTTTAGCCGCCTTTACGGTGCTCGCGATTGCATTGCCGTTTGTCGCATCGAGCCGAGGCATTGTCGTTTTGACGATGATCATGGCATGCGTGTTGATCAACCGCATCCGGCCCATCAACGTTGTCGCGGTTGTCGGTGTCGGTGTATTAGCGCTTTGCGTGATCTCAGGAATGCTTGCTCTACGCCGGGTCAATTCTCGAGGTATGCAGTTTGGCGAAGCATTAACCGAAATGGGCCTAGAGCCTATTTTCGGCAATCACAGCTTTGCGGATGTCGTCAAGTTGTCGCACATCTATGAAGCCGTACCCGATGAGATCGACTACAAGTATGGATCAAGCTTCGTGTCCATTTTGTACACTCCGATCCCACGTTCACTATGGGAAGACAAGCCGCAAGTTTCCATGGGACGCGAGATCACTGAAAAGGTCTACAACAAGGGGTTGTTGTTAAAGGACAAAGGAGGCGGAACGCCGCCAGGATTATTTGCCGAGTCGATAATCAACTTTAGTGTCTTTGGCTTCCCGTTTGCCGTGCTCGTTGCGGGGGCCTTGCTAAGGCTACTGGCAAATTCGCTCGACCGGGTTGCTGATTATTCCGTTCCCGGTGCGGTTCTCTATGCGTCGGTGATACCGCCTTACTGCCTAAGCATGATGTCAGGTGACTACACTCGGTCATTGACTCAGTCGCTAACCGCACTCGTCATCGTGGTCGGTGTCACTCTTGTATCAAGAGTCAAGATTGGCAACTAA
- a CDS encoding FkbM family methyltransferase, whose amino-acid sequence MISKLKKLTSVVEQGIFRDLLRKGKPRSIASHAIGRQLTKLAPGLEFVVDGGANRGQFSRAISQYFPNAKVVAFEPLPEMVATLHRNLGDLPNVTVVQKALGKTDGKMVFNEYSDTQCSSFLDGVPDNALLGSAQVVNRIEVEVCRLDTHFQGVDFGKPALLKLDLQGFEEPAIQGAGQRLHDFQYVLVECPLLRAYEGEASFGELTVLMTNAGYETIGFLNVASRDGTIVQVDSLFAKTNHPVS is encoded by the coding sequence ATGATTTCAAAACTAAAAAAGCTCACTTCCGTTGTCGAACAAGGGATCTTTCGCGACCTATTGCGAAAAGGAAAACCTCGCTCGATCGCCTCGCACGCGATTGGCCGGCAACTAACCAAATTGGCACCTGGACTGGAATTTGTTGTTGATGGCGGGGCGAACCGAGGTCAGTTCTCGCGAGCAATTAGCCAGTATTTCCCGAATGCCAAGGTGGTCGCGTTTGAACCCTTACCCGAGATGGTCGCAACCTTGCATCGCAACCTCGGTGACCTTCCGAACGTCACCGTAGTGCAAAAGGCGCTTGGCAAGACGGACGGAAAGATGGTGTTCAACGAGTATTCAGACACACAGTGCTCGTCGTTTCTTGATGGAGTCCCTGACAACGCGTTGCTTGGATCAGCGCAGGTTGTCAACCGAATCGAAGTGGAAGTTTGCCGGCTCGACACTCATTTCCAAGGAGTCGACTTTGGCAAACCTGCGCTGTTGAAACTCGACTTGCAAGGTTTTGAAGAACCAGCAATCCAAGGTGCGGGTCAGCGTTTACACGACTTTCAGTACGTGCTTGTGGAATGCCCACTTCTGCGTGCTTACGAAGGTGAAGCGTCGTTTGGTGAATTGACCGTGCTGATGACCAACGCTGGCTACGAAACGATCGGATTTCTAAATGTCGCTTCCCGAGACGGAACGATCGTGCAAGTCGATTCACTCTTCGCCAAGACCAACCACCCGGTGAGCTGA